A genomic region of Dermochelys coriacea isolate rDerCor1 chromosome 18, rDerCor1.pri.v4, whole genome shotgun sequence contains the following coding sequences:
- the NADK gene encoding NAD kinase isoform X2, whose amino-acid sequence MKIFKHVMNDPSFNRTARKWHIQDPASQRLTWNKPPKSVLVIKKIHDASLLQPFKELCVYLTEENNMIVYVEKKVLEDPAIVNDDNFGPVKKKFCTFREDYDDISNQIDFIICLGGDGTLLYASSLFQGSVPPVMAFHLGSLGFLTPFNFENFQSQVTQVIEGNAALVLRSRLKVKVVKEHREKKTLIQNGIEKNGVISTSLEIEMGKQIMQYQVLNEVVVDRGPSSYLSNVDVFLNGHLITTVQGDGVIVSTPTGSTAYAAAAGASMIHPNVPAIMITPICPHSLSFRPIVVPAGVELKIMLSPDARNTAWVSFDGRKRQEVCHGDSISITTSCYPLPSICFRDPVSDWFESLAECLHWNVRKKQNHFAVEEEF is encoded by the exons ATGAAAATCTTTAAGCATGTTATGAATGATCCCTCGTTTAATAGAACTGCAAGGAAATG GCATATTCAGGACCCAGCAAGTCAGCGGTTGACATGGAACAAACCTCCAAAGAGTGTCCTTGTTATCAAAAAGATTCATGATGCCAGTCTACTACAGCCTtttaaagagctctgtgtatatCTTACTGAG GAGAACAACATGATAGTTTATGTAGAAAAAAAAGTGCTAGAAGACCCAGCCATAGTTAATGATGACAATTTTGGACCAGTGAAGAAGAAATTTTGCACTTTCAGAGAAG ATTATGATGATATCTCCAATCAAATAGACTTTATCATATGCCTAGGAGGAGATGGTACCTTGCTTTATGCTTCTTCACTTTTTCAG GGCAGCGTACCTCCAGTTATGGCTTTTCATCTGGGATCTCTTGGATTTCTCACCCCCTTTAACTTTGAGAACTTTCAGTCCCAAGTTACTCAAGTTATAGAAG gCAATGCAGCGCTTGTTCTCCGGAGCAGACTGAAAGTGAAAGTAGTAAAGGAACACAGAGAGAAGAAGACATTGATACAAAATGGTATTGAAAAAAATGGAGTGATCTCTACAAGTCTAGAGATTGAAATGGGCAAGCAAATCATGCAATATCAG GTCCTAAATGAAGTTGTAGTGGATCGAGGTCCTTCCTCCTACCTTTCCaatgtggatgtttttctaaatggaCACCTCATAACCACAGTGCAAGGTGACG GAGTGATTGTCTCCACACCAACTGGTAGCACGGCTTATGCGGCTGCAGCAGGAGCATCTATGATTCATCCAAATGTTCCTGCAATAATGATCACCCCAATCTGCCCTCACTCACTGTCCTTCAGACCCATTGTTGTTCCTGCAGGAGTTGAGCTCAAG ATCATGCTGTCCCCTGATGCCAGGAACACAGCATGGGTTTCATTTGATGGGAGGAAGAGACAGGAAGTCTGCCATGGAGACAG TATTAGCATCACTACCTCTTGCTATCCCCTCCCTTCGATCTGTTTCCGAGATCCTGTGAGCGACTGGTTTGAAAGCCTGGCTGAGTGTTTACACTGGAATGTTCGGAAGAA